The Prevotella sp. E9-3 genome has a window encoding:
- a CDS encoding 4-alpha-glucanotransferase, whose protein sequence is MKFKFSINYRTEWGQQLIVCMTCRANDGIERSVQLPLNTQDGEYWEGETVLLESRRNAIDSFTYYYIVADQEGNELRREWTRIGRKYAVDESKTFIFHDQWLDIPLNSHLYTSAYEVTTAHSNAEKKLPSSKLPLFRKTVLFHVLAPLLKKGQKLAIVGSHPALGAWNTTRFLPMEQVGTNDWMLTLNVDWIGMPIEYKYVVTDEATHELVEWEEGDNRIVDGELAEGEVLVLCGEPLRLADKTWRAAGVCVPVFALRSEQSWGVGDFGDLKRFVDWAALVNMKVIQLLPVNDTRNSHRWGDSYPYNIMSAFALHPQYLDLNQLGKLKDKKQMTSFLRRRSELNALSYSDYEAVERVKTEYIHLFFHQEGEKTLTSEEFLSWRETNKIWLDDEPEEQFVQFHLHKQLKDASDYARQKGVFLKGDLPIGVSKDSREVKTYPTFFNIESQTGAPPDAFSMQGQNWGFPTYHWEHDGEKVGTMTIEDWFRSRLKHQEQYFDALRIDHVLGFFRIWEIPNDQLFGTMGHFSPALPFTPSEIEYFGLPFRKDFLTKPFINDRIIDKFFGIHAVYVRDTFLERKPYGMYELKPEVNTQRKIQKAFEGKNDENSLWIRDALYRLVANVLFVEDPYQADMYHPRISAYKETVFEALNSEERDAFMRLYNHFFYQRHSMYWGSIGYKRLSDILRDTRMMICAEDLGMLPDCVEPVLDALRILTLEIQQMPKQSGVEFAHLDGNPVRSVATIATHDMAPLRLWWEESPERTQRFFTTMLQKQGRAPEHLPAHLAEEMIARHLYSPSMLCVLALQDWLAMDGELRRKNPREERINVPSDPFNRWQYRMHLNIEDLMNASRFNGKLKMMITRSKR, encoded by the coding sequence ATGAAATTCAAATTTTCAATCAACTATAGAACGGAATGGGGGCAGCAGCTCATTGTTTGTATGACTTGTCGGGCCAATGATGGAATAGAACGATCGGTTCAACTGCCATTGAATACGCAGGACGGAGAATACTGGGAAGGGGAGACGGTCTTGCTGGAATCGAGAAGAAATGCCATTGACTCTTTTACATATTATTATATTGTAGCCGATCAGGAAGGAAACGAACTGAGAAGGGAATGGACACGGATCGGAAGGAAATATGCTGTCGATGAATCGAAAACATTCATCTTTCACGACCAATGGCTGGATATACCACTGAATAGTCATCTCTATACTTCCGCTTATGAAGTGACAACTGCTCATTCGAATGCTGAAAAGAAACTTCCTTCCTCAAAGTTGCCATTATTTCGAAAGACTGTACTTTTTCATGTTCTTGCTCCATTACTGAAGAAGGGGCAGAAACTGGCTATAGTGGGAAGTCACCCTGCTTTGGGCGCATGGAATACAACTCGTTTCCTGCCAATGGAACAGGTTGGCACGAACGATTGGATGCTGACGCTGAATGTGGACTGGATTGGTATGCCCATTGAATATAAGTATGTGGTTACTGATGAGGCAACCCACGAACTAGTGGAATGGGAAGAAGGTGACAATCGCATTGTGGATGGTGAATTGGCTGAGGGTGAGGTGCTTGTGCTTTGCGGGGAACCTCTACGCCTGGCCGATAAAACTTGGAGAGCGGCCGGTGTGTGTGTGCCTGTGTTTGCCTTGCGTAGTGAACAGTCTTGGGGAGTGGGCGATTTCGGCGATTTGAAACGCTTTGTTGACTGGGCCGCACTTGTGAACATGAAAGTGATTCAGTTGTTGCCGGTCAACGATACCAGAAATTCCCATAGATGGGGTGACAGCTATCCTTATAATATTATGTCGGCCTTTGCACTCCATCCACAGTATCTGGACTTGAACCAGTTAGGCAAACTGAAAGATAAGAAACAAATGACCTCCTTCCTTCGCAGACGGAGCGAGCTGAATGCACTCAGCTATAGTGACTATGAAGCGGTGGAAAGGGTAAAAACAGAATATATACATCTTTTTTTCCATCAAGAAGGGGAAAAAACGCTGACTTCGGAAGAGTTCCTTTCTTGGCGTGAAACGAACAAGATCTGGCTGGATGATGAACCGGAAGAACAGTTCGTACAGTTTCATCTGCACAAACAACTGAAGGATGCCTCCGACTATGCCCGCCAAAAGGGCGTTTTCCTCAAAGGTGATCTGCCTATAGGCGTGAGCAAGGACAGCAGGGAAGTGAAGACTTATCCGACTTTCTTCAACATAGAAAGTCAGACAGGTGCTCCACCTGATGCCTTCTCAATGCAGGGACAGAACTGGGGATTCCCCACATACCATTGGGAACATGATGGGGAGAAAGTTGGAACAATGACAATTGAAGACTGGTTTAGAAGTCGTCTGAAGCATCAGGAACAGTATTTTGATGCTCTTCGTATAGATCACGTATTGGGCTTTTTCCGTATTTGGGAAATTCCTAACGACCAATTGTTTGGAACGATGGGGCATTTTTCGCCAGCACTGCCTTTCACACCAAGTGAGATAGAATATTTCGGACTACCATTCAGGAAAGATTTCTTGACTAAGCCTTTTATCAACGATCGGATAATAGACAAGTTCTTTGGGATTCATGCTGTCTATGTGAGAGATACTTTCTTGGAGAGGAAACCTTATGGTATGTATGAACTGAAACCGGAGGTGAATACGCAAAGAAAGATACAAAAGGCCTTTGAAGGGAAAAATGATGAGAACAGTCTGTGGATACGCGATGCATTATATAGACTGGTGGCTAATGTACTTTTTGTAGAGGATCCCTATCAGGCTGATATGTATCATCCACGTATCTCCGCCTATAAAGAAACTGTGTTTGAAGCTTTGAATAGTGAGGAACGAGATGCCTTTATGCGTCTATATAATCATTTCTTTTATCAACGTCATTCAATGTATTGGGGATCGATTGGTTATAAACGGTTGTCCGATATTCTAAGAGATACAAGAATGATGATTTGCGCAGAGGATTTAGGTATGTTGCCCGACTGCGTGGAACCTGTGTTGGACGCACTCCGCATCCTGACTCTTGAAATACAACAAATGCCTAAGCAGAGTGGGGTGGAGTTCGCTCATTTGGATGGCAATCCAGTGCGAAGTGTGGCAACTATTGCAACGCACGATATGGCTCCCTTGCGACTGTGGTGGGAAGAGAGCCCGGAGCGTACTCAGCGATTTTTTACAACGATGCTTCAGAAACAGGGACGTGCTCCTGAGCATCTGCCTGCCCACCTGGCCGAAGAGATGATTGCCCGACACTTATATTCACCATCGATGCTCTGTGTGCTGGCCTTACAAGACTGGTTGGCTATGGATGGCGAATTGCGCAGAAAGAATCCGCGTGAAGAGCGAATTAATGTGCCAAGTGATCCTTTCAATCGTTGGCAGTATCGCATGCACTTGAATATTGAGGATCTGATGAATGCTAGTCGTTTTAATGGCAAACTGAAAATGATGATTACTCGTAGCAAGCGCTGA
- a CDS encoding dehydrogenase, whose product MADGFIEKRLEDYEARKEAYLRQKRHLPKLTRKPIRPDDEAL is encoded by the coding sequence ATGGCAGACGGATTTATAGAAAAGCGCCTTGAAGACTATGAGGCCCGCAAGGAGGCCTATTTGAGACAGAAGCGACATCTGCCCAAATTGACTCGCAAGCCCATTCGCCCTGATGACGAGGCACTATAG
- a CDS encoding DUF4270 domain-containing protein, giving the protein MNRLFYMAGVVMAAIAISSCDEDTLTVGNTLTNESDELSVNTKTDWVYTNTLIADSVLSAASSCYLGKIEDPETHSEVKSEFSTQFNLLSNMYVSDEEYIVSKENGEIVADSCDIILFITNPFSSTDNLNAMTLRVRELGTAVDPTLRYYSNYDVKDLLRTSKGGIDYNHVFTYDNKTDNDSVRNSTSYLNNIHIPLNQAYTDKDNKTYKNYGTYILQKLLAYKKSHNGQFPNSYVFARDICPGLFFEITNGVGFHAAVPHIGLRVYYRVNRDSLFSAAITMAGTKEVMQTIKISNDKSNLTTLANDNSLTYLKTPAGLFTEATLPIASIWNGHENDSLLAAKISFQRMNIENPGERTLGTPQNLLMVMKDSLHAFFEHKSLPDSKTSYLTSFNSTYNIYSFTNISKLVTHLWNMRKQHIDKDPTWADPKSDHYKVVLVPVTYTTASSSSTVTSIAHDLSLRSTKLVGGKDSPIEISTVFAKFKH; this is encoded by the coding sequence ATGAATAGACTATTTTACATGGCTGGGGTCGTTATGGCGGCCATAGCCATTTCTTCTTGTGATGAAGATACGTTAACGGTAGGAAACACGTTGACCAATGAGAGCGACGAACTCTCTGTCAACACCAAGACAGACTGGGTTTACACAAACACACTCATCGCCGACTCTGTTCTTTCCGCTGCCAGTTCCTGCTATTTAGGAAAGATTGAAGACCCTGAAACTCACTCAGAGGTAAAAAGTGAGTTCAGTACACAATTCAATCTTCTCTCCAACATGTATGTCTCTGACGAAGAGTATATTGTGAGCAAAGAGAATGGAGAAATTGTTGCCGACTCCTGCGATATAATCCTTTTTATCACCAATCCTTTCTCCAGCACTGACAACCTGAATGCAATGACGCTCAGAGTACGCGAGCTGGGAACAGCAGTTGATCCGACTCTTCGCTATTATTCCAACTATGATGTCAAAGACTTGTTGCGCACTTCTAAAGGAGGCATAGACTATAATCACGTATTCACCTACGACAACAAGACTGACAATGACAGCGTACGTAATTCTACTTCCTACCTGAACAATATCCACATTCCACTTAATCAGGCTTACACAGACAAAGACAACAAGACCTATAAGAATTACGGCACCTACATTCTTCAAAAGTTGCTGGCCTATAAGAAATCTCACAACGGCCAATTCCCCAACTCGTACGTTTTTGCACGCGACATCTGTCCAGGTCTGTTCTTTGAGATTACAAATGGTGTTGGTTTTCATGCAGCAGTACCTCATATCGGACTACGCGTTTACTATCGTGTAAACCGCGACTCATTGTTCAGCGCTGCTATCACAATGGCAGGTACTAAAGAAGTGATGCAGACCATCAAGATCAGCAACGACAAGTCCAACTTGACAACACTTGCCAATGACAATTCGCTGACTTATCTGAAGACTCCTGCCGGACTGTTCACCGAAGCCACCCTACCAATAGCCAGCATTTGGAATGGCCATGAGAACGACTCCCTACTTGCTGCAAAGATTTCGTTCCAACGTATGAACATCGAGAATCCTGGCGAGCGTACCCTTGGTACACCACAGAACCTTCTGATGGTAATGAAAGACAGTCTGCATGCTTTCTTTGAGCACAAATCACTGCCCGATAGCAAGACTTCCTATCTGACCAGTTTCAATTCAACATATAACATCTATTCGTTTACTAACATTTCAAAACTGGTTACCCATCTTTGGAACATGCGCAAGCAGCACATTGACAAAGATCCCACTTGGGCAGATCCGAAGTCAGACCATTACAAAGTTGTACTCGTTCCTGTTACCTATACAACGGCATCCAGTTCTTCAACAGTCACCAGTATTGCCCACGATTTGTCGCTGCGCAGTACAAAACTGGTAGGTGGAAAGGATTCGCCCATCGAGATAAGCACTGTCTTTGCTAAGTTCAAGCATTAA
- a CDS encoding ribose-phosphate pyrophosphokinase, which yields MSTQNSYMVFSGTATRYLAEKICQSLGCPLGKMVMTKFSDGEFAVSYEESIRGRDVFLVQSTFPNSDNLMELLLMIDAAKRASARTINAVIPYFGWARQDRKDKPRVSIGAKLVADLLSVAGVNRVITMDLHADQIQGFFNVPVDHLYASGVLLPYLQSLKLDELVIASPDVGGSKRANTYAKYLGCPLVLCNKTRARANVVATMQIIGDVEGKNVVIIDDMVDTAGTITKAADLMMASGAKSVRACASHCVMSGPASERVQNSALEEIVFTDSIPYTQRCAKVKQISVADMFAETIRRVIENESISDQYIV from the coding sequence ATGAGTACACAAAACTCTTACATGGTCTTCTCGGGCACTGCCACGAGGTATCTGGCAGAGAAAATCTGCCAAAGTTTGGGTTGCCCACTCGGCAAAATGGTTATGACTAAATTCTCTGATGGAGAGTTTGCCGTAAGCTATGAGGAATCAATTCGCGGACGCGATGTATTCCTTGTACAGAGTACCTTTCCCAATTCCGACAACTTGATGGAACTGCTCTTGATGATTGATGCAGCCAAGCGTGCTTCTGCTCGAACCATCAACGCCGTCATTCCTTACTTCGGATGGGCTCGTCAAGACCGTAAAGACAAGCCCCGTGTGTCAATCGGAGCAAAGTTGGTAGCCGATCTGCTGAGTGTTGCCGGTGTAAACCGAGTGATTACTATGGATCTCCATGCCGACCAGATTCAGGGTTTCTTCAATGTTCCTGTAGATCATCTGTACGCTTCAGGCGTACTTCTGCCTTATTTACAGAGCTTGAAGCTCGATGAGTTGGTAATCGCATCACCTGATGTAGGTGGTTCCAAGCGTGCCAATACTTACGCCAAGTATTTAGGTTGTCCGTTAGTGCTTTGCAACAAAACACGTGCCCGTGCCAATGTGGTAGCCACTATGCAAATTATCGGTGATGTTGAAGGCAAGAATGTTGTGATTATCGATGATATGGTCGATACCGCAGGTACCATCACAAAAGCAGCCGACCTGATGATGGCTTCCGGAGCCAAAAGCGTTCGTGCATGTGCCAGCCATTGTGTTATGAGTGGCCCTGCTAGCGAGCGTGTTCAGAATTCAGCTCTTGAGGAGATTGTATTCACCGATTCCATCCCATACACTCAGCGTTGCGCCAAGGTGAAGCAGATTTCAGTAGCAGACATGTTTGCTGAGACAATTCGCCGTGTCATCGAGAATGAGAGTATCAGTGATCAGTATATCGTATAA
- a CDS encoding thiamine phosphate synthase: MKLIIMTKATFFVEEDKILTTLFEEGMENLHLFKPGSEPIYSERLLTLLPDDYYKMITVHDHFYLREEYGLRGIHLNDANDSLPIGYKGNVSRTCHSIEELSNAKKESKYVFLKTIFDSQSNADDKQTLSYETLKEASRRGLIDKKVYAMGGINLDNIRLCRELGFGGVVICGDLWNRFSIHHGQDFNDIIDHFHKLQKAVS; this comes from the coding sequence ATGAAACTTATCATCATGACCAAAGCCACGTTTTTCGTGGAAGAAGACAAAATTCTTACTACCCTTTTTGAAGAAGGTATGGAGAACCTGCACTTATTCAAACCCGGTTCAGAGCCCATCTATTCAGAAAGGTTACTCACCCTCCTACCCGACGATTATTACAAAATGATAACTGTTCACGATCATTTCTACCTTCGTGAAGAGTATGGTTTGCGAGGCATTCACTTAAATGACGCCAACGACAGTCTGCCTATTGGCTATAAGGGTAACGTAAGTCGCACATGTCATTCTATTGAAGAACTAAGCAATGCCAAGAAAGAATCAAAATACGTTTTTCTTAAGACCATATTTGATAGTCAGAGTAACGCCGACGACAAGCAGACGCTGAGCTACGAGACTTTGAAGGAGGCATCGCGTCGGGGACTTATTGATAAGAAAGTCTACGCGATGGGAGGCATCAATCTGGACAACATTCGTCTGTGTCGCGAATTAGGATTTGGCGGAGTAGTAATATGTGGAGACCTGTGGAACCGTTTCAGCATTCATCACGGTCAGGATTTCAATGACATCATTGATCATTTCCACAAACTCCAGAAAGCCGTTTCGTAA
- the panC gene encoding pantoate--beta-alanine ligase, whose translation MEIFKKIVELQNALFEARKAGKKIGLVPTMGALHEGHASLVRRSMKENDLTVVSVFVNPTQFNDKNDLKNYPRTLEADCKLLEQCGADFVFAPEVEEMYPTPDTRSFEYPPVSTVMEGAHRPGHFNGVCQVVSRLFYIVRPDNAYFGEKDWQQIAVIKAMVRHLQLDVQIVECPIVRDDDGLARSSRNTLLAPNERAIAPTIYKVLKESVDYAKKHSLKETHQFVVESINAVDGLDVEYFSIVDGDTLQDVADWNDSPYIVGCITVYCGKTPIRLIDHIKYKSSGK comes from the coding sequence ATGGAAATTTTTAAGAAGATTGTCGAACTTCAGAACGCATTGTTTGAGGCTCGTAAGGCCGGTAAAAAGATTGGACTAGTTCCTACTATGGGAGCACTTCATGAAGGACATGCTTCGCTGGTGCGTCGCAGTATGAAAGAGAACGACTTGACGGTTGTTTCTGTGTTCGTGAATCCAACTCAGTTCAATGATAAAAATGACCTAAAAAACTATCCCCGTACGCTGGAGGCAGACTGCAAATTGTTGGAACAGTGTGGAGCAGACTTCGTGTTTGCACCTGAAGTGGAAGAAATGTATCCAACACCCGATACACGTTCGTTTGAGTATCCTCCTGTGTCAACAGTAATGGAGGGCGCACATCGTCCTGGACATTTTAATGGTGTTTGTCAGGTGGTTAGCCGCCTATTCTATATTGTACGGCCTGATAATGCTTATTTTGGTGAGAAAGACTGGCAGCAGATAGCAGTGATTAAGGCTATGGTTCGACACCTTCAGTTGGATGTTCAAATCGTGGAATGCCCAATTGTGCGTGATGACGACGGATTGGCTCGCTCCAGCCGTAATACTCTGTTGGCTCCTAACGAACGTGCTATTGCACCTACCATCTATAAGGTACTTAAGGAAAGTGTTGACTATGCTAAGAAACATTCGTTGAAAGAGACTCATCAGTTCGTGGTAGAATCTATCAATGCTGTTGACGGACTAGATGTAGAGTATTTTTCAATTGTAGATGGTGATACCCTCCAGGATGTAGCCGATTGGAATGATTCGCCTTATATAGTTGGCTGTATCACAGTTTATTGTGGAAAGACTCCTATCCGTTTGATAGACCATATTAAGTACAAGTCTTCTGGTAAATAA
- the panD gene encoding aspartate 1-decarboxylase: MMIQVLKSKLHCVQVTEANLNYMGSITVDEDLLDAANMIAGEKVQIVDNNNGERFETYIIKGERGSGCVCLNGAAARKVQVGDTVIIISYALMDFEEAKTFKPTVVFPKENKIV, translated from the coding sequence ATGATGATACAAGTTCTGAAATCGAAATTGCACTGCGTTCAGGTGACCGAAGCAAATCTGAATTATATGGGCAGTATCACTGTTGATGAAGATTTGTTGGATGCTGCCAACATGATTGCCGGTGAGAAAGTGCAAATCGTCGATAATAATAACGGTGAACGTTTTGAAACGTATATCATTAAAGGCGAACGTGGTTCTGGATGTGTGTGCCTGAATGGTGCAGCTGCCCGTAAGGTACAAGTTGGCGACACCGTAATTATTATTTCCTATGCCTTGATGGATTTTGAAGAGGCAAAGACCTTCAAGCCTACGGTCGTGTTTCCAAAAGAGAATAAAATAGTATAG
- a CDS encoding TlpA disulfide reductase family protein: MKIRSLILTAATALFFTACQQDGYKINGTAEGFADGDTIIITTDIESMTPCDTILVKNEHFTFSGPADSVQLALIVGLKQGTSVMFFTEKGTIDVTISVDPFKNHVGGTKANDGWQKITEMSNEYGQRAQEQVEILYRDSLSEEDRQAAFTKLQKMESELQQKLVEQTELNIDNELGYFIIANMSTNDETFTPEKLKELIGRMPESFRKRQAIVKLEEELAKSETTAVGNTITDFTLPTPDGTGLNVMSEVNKYKITVLDFWASWCGPCRQEMPFMKELYAKYHEKGLGIVGISLDDDKDAWLKAIAELGITWPQISDLKGWQSEAGQLFQVNSIPFMVVVDENGKILAKGLRGEKLSEFVSQKLN; the protein is encoded by the coding sequence ATGAAAATACGTTCCCTTATCCTAACTGCTGCAACAGCGCTGTTTTTTACAGCCTGTCAGCAAGACGGTTATAAGATTAATGGTACCGCTGAAGGCTTTGCCGACGGCGATACCATTATCATTACTACCGACATAGAGAGTATGACTCCGTGCGACACCATTTTGGTGAAGAACGAGCATTTTACCTTCAGCGGCCCTGCAGACTCAGTGCAACTGGCACTGATTGTTGGACTGAAGCAAGGAACCTCGGTAATGTTCTTTACAGAAAAAGGCACTATCGATGTCACCATTTCTGTCGATCCTTTCAAGAATCATGTAGGCGGCACAAAAGCCAACGATGGCTGGCAGAAAATCACCGAAATGAGTAATGAATACGGTCAACGTGCTCAAGAACAGGTAGAAATTCTGTATCGAGATAGCCTTAGCGAAGAAGACCGACAGGCCGCCTTCACGAAGCTGCAGAAAATGGAAAGCGAGTTGCAACAGAAGTTGGTTGAGCAGACCGAATTGAACATCGACAACGAACTAGGCTACTTCATCATCGCTAATATGTCGACCAATGATGAAACATTCACTCCTGAGAAACTCAAGGAACTGATTGGTCGCATGCCTGAATCGTTCCGTAAGCGCCAAGCCATCGTCAAGCTTGAGGAAGAACTTGCAAAGAGCGAGACAACAGCTGTAGGTAACACCATTACCGATTTCACTCTCCCCACACCTGACGGAACAGGTCTTAATGTGATGAGCGAGGTAAACAAATACAAGATAACAGTCTTGGACTTCTGGGCTTCATGGTGCGGTCCCTGTCGTCAGGAAATGCCTTTTATGAAAGAACTCTACGCAAAATATCACGAAAAAGGATTAGGCATAGTAGGCATCTCACTCGATGACGATAAAGATGCCTGGTTGAAAGCCATTGCCGAACTGGGCATTACTTGGCCACAGATAAGTGACTTAAAAGGCTGGCAGTCAGAGGCTGGTCAACTATTCCAGGTCAATTCCATTCCTTTCATGGTAGTAGTTGATGAAAATGGAAAGATTCTGGCTAAAGGTCTTCGTGGTGAAAAACTTTCTGAATTTGTTTCCCAAAAGCTAAACTAA
- the galE gene encoding UDP-glucose 4-epimerase GalE, with product MKQTILVTGGTGFIGSHTTVELQEAGYEVVIIDNLSNSNANVVDGIEKITGKRPAFEKVDCCDMEALEGIFKKYPKIEGIIHFAASKAVGESVEKPLMYYRNNLTSLINLLELMPKYNVKGIIFSSSCTVYGQPSEENLPVTENAPIQKALSPYGNTKQVNEEIIQDFIHSGAPIKSVILRYFNPIGAHPSALIGELPNGVPMNLIPFVTQTAIGIRPQLKIFGNDYGTPDGTCIRDYIYVVDLAKAHVKAMERVLDNPNTDAVEVFNIGTGKGLSTLEVVEGFEKATGVKLNWTYAPRREGDIEKVWGNVDKANKVLGWKAETPTEEVLKTAWRWQQKLREDGIQ from the coding sequence ATGAAACAGACAATTTTGGTTACAGGTGGCACCGGTTTTATTGGAAGCCACACTACTGTCGAACTGCAGGAAGCAGGCTATGAGGTAGTAATAATCGACAATCTTTCAAATTCTAACGCTAACGTAGTTGATGGTATTGAGAAAATCACCGGAAAACGTCCTGCCTTCGAGAAGGTGGACTGCTGCGACATGGAAGCATTGGAAGGAATTTTTAAGAAGTATCCAAAAATTGAAGGTATCATCCATTTCGCAGCCTCTAAGGCAGTTGGCGAAAGTGTTGAGAAGCCTCTGATGTACTACCGTAACAACCTGACATCGCTCATCAACTTGCTTGAGCTGATGCCTAAATACAATGTTAAAGGAATTATCTTCTCTTCAAGCTGCACAGTTTATGGTCAGCCTTCAGAAGAGAACCTGCCTGTCACTGAGAACGCACCTATTCAGAAAGCCCTTTCACCCTACGGAAACACCAAGCAAGTGAACGAAGAGATTATCCAAGACTTCATTCATAGCGGTGCGCCCATCAAGAGCGTTATTCTGCGTTACTTCAATCCGATTGGTGCACACCCCTCTGCACTGATTGGCGAACTGCCCAACGGTGTGCCCATGAACCTCATTCCTTTTGTCACTCAGACAGCTATCGGCATTCGTCCACAGTTAAAGATTTTCGGTAATGACTATGGTACTCCAGACGGCACCTGCATCCGCGACTATATCTATGTGGTAGATCTTGCTAAAGCTCATGTTAAAGCAATGGAACGTGTTTTGGACAATCCTAACACCGATGCAGTTGAAGTATTCAACATTGGTACCGGCAAGGGCTTGTCAACACTTGAAGTTGTTGAAGGCTTTGAGAAGGCAACAGGTGTGAAACTGAATTGGACCTATGCTCCCCGTCGAGAAGGCGATATCGAGAAGGTATGGGGCAATGTTGACAAGGCCAATAAAGTATTAGGATGGAAAGCTGAGACTCCTACAGAAGAGGTACTGAAAACTGCTTGGCGCTGGCAGCAGAAGTTGCGTGAAGACGGCATTCAGTAA
- a CDS encoding glycogen/starch synthase, with protein MEKKKILFINQEIAPYVPDSNMSLMGHALPQAIQEKGHEIRTFMPKWGNINERRGQLHEVQRLSGMNLIINETDHPLIIKVASIQSARIQIYFIDNDDYFTKRQMSSDEMGEDYPDNGERAIFFARGVLETVKKLRWTPDIIHCQGWMSAVVPLYIKTAYHEEPSFANTKVVTSLFAKSLKKDLGANFKECLEFREAKAELLKDYKDDFDFEELGKLAIDYSDGIILAEKDVNASLLKHVEKKKIPMLGYQEDFADAYEAFYDQICPDVE; from the coding sequence ATGGAAAAGAAGAAAATCCTATTCATCAATCAAGAGATTGCCCCCTACGTACCTGATAGTAACATGTCTTTAATGGGCCACGCTCTTCCTCAAGCAATCCAAGAGAAAGGTCACGAGATTCGTACATTTATGCCTAAATGGGGAAATATCAATGAACGAAGAGGTCAACTACATGAAGTACAGCGCCTCTCGGGTATGAATCTCATCATCAATGAGACCGACCACCCACTGATTATCAAAGTTGCAAGTATCCAGTCGGCTCGCATTCAGATCTATTTCATTGACAATGATGACTATTTTACCAAACGTCAAATGTCTTCCGATGAGATGGGTGAAGATTATCCCGATAATGGTGAGCGTGCCATATTCTTCGCACGTGGTGTATTGGAAACCGTGAAGAAACTTCGCTGGACTCCAGACATTATCCACTGTCAGGGATGGATGAGTGCTGTCGTTCCCCTATACATTAAAACTGCCTATCATGAAGAGCCATCATTTGCCAATACAAAGGTGGTAACCTCACTATTTGCAAAATCACTGAAGAAGGATCTTGGTGCCAATTTCAAAGAGTGCCTGGAATTCCGCGAAGCAAAGGCAGAATTACTAAAAGACTATAAGGACGACTTTGATTTCGAAGAATTAGGAAAATTGGCTATCGACTATAGCGATGGAATCATTCTGGCTGAAAAGGATGTTAATGCAAGTTTGCTGAAGCATGTAGAAAAGAAAAAGATTCCTATGCTTGGGTATCAAGAAGATTTTGCCGATGCTTATGAAGCATTCTATGATCAGATTTGTCCAGACGTGGAATAA
- a CDS encoding HAD family hydrolase — protein sequence MKEYNTYIFDLDGTLLNTLTDLATSVNFALRSYGMPEHSIEDVRLFVGNGVKMLMKRAVPGGEENPLFEEAFQTFREHYLQHSLDTTCPYEGITQLLEELKLRGKHLAVVSNKFYLATQELCKHFFPQTIQVAIGEHEVEGIRRKPAPDTVMEALRQMGVSKENAVYVGDSDVDIMTARNAGIPCISVLWGFRDREFLEKNGATTFAVAPRDILSI from the coding sequence ATGAAAGAATACAATACATATATATTTGACCTTGACGGAACGCTATTGAATACACTTACTGATTTGGCAACTTCTGTCAATTTTGCACTTCGTTCTTATGGAATGCCTGAACATTCAATCGAAGATGTTAGGCTATTCGTGGGAAATGGAGTTAAAATGTTGATGAAGCGTGCTGTTCCTGGTGGTGAGGAGAATCCACTGTTTGAGGAGGCTTTTCAGACTTTTCGTGAGCATTACCTGCAGCATTCACTTGACACTACCTGTCCGTATGAAGGAATTACTCAATTGCTTGAGGAACTGAAATTGCGTGGCAAGCATTTGGCTGTGGTAAGTAATAAGTTCTATCTGGCCACTCAAGAACTCTGCAAACATTTCTTTCCTCAGACCATACAGGTGGCCATTGGCGAACATGAGGTTGAAGGCATTCGCAGGAAACCTGCTCCTGATACTGTGATGGAAGCCCTTAGACAGATGGGCGTTTCAAAGGAGAATGCCGTGTATGTTGGCGATAGCGATGTGGATATTATGACTGCCCGTAATGCCGGGATTCCTTGTATCAGTGTGCTTTGGGGGTTCCGCGATAGGGAGTTCCTTGAAAAAAATGGAGCAACCACTTTCGCAGTTGCTCCACGTGATATTCTCTCTATATAG